CATTGTCAGACTGCAGATATGTCATTCCGAGACCTATCATTGCTAACCCTATGGGCCGCCGCGTTGGCAACGCTCGCCCACCAAATTCTGCAAGCCCCTTCATCTGACACCATGCATGGTCCGACAGGCTGGCGTGGCGTGCAGGCCCGTCCATAGAGCACGCATTCGTTTGGGTAGGCTCTACCCAGCACAACCTCAGTACAGGCACATCCCGGTGGCATGCGGTCTGCTTCCTCGTCCCGGTTAGTCCTGTCTATGGCGAATTGGACCCTCGCATCATGAGCTATGAATTCGGGACGCAATGCGAATCCTGAAGATGGGATGATGCCGATCCCGCGCCATGGTGCATCGACAACGGTCATCACCTCGTCAAGAAGCCAGCGCGCTCGGGGATTCCCGCCCGGCTGCACTACGGAGGCATAGCAATTGTCGAGGGATGGCTTGCCAGCGAGGTATTGCCGCAGAACGGCGTAGAATCCGGCTAACAAAGAGTCCGGCGAAAACCCGGCCACAGCTGTCGGGATGCGATGTTGAGTATGAACAAAGTCCCATTGCTCTGGACCCATGACCGTTGCGACATGTCCCGGTGCGACTAAGGC
This genomic stretch from Rhodospirillaceae bacterium harbors:
- the hypD gene encoding hydrogenase formation protein HypD codes for the protein MSASAAHWLQRIRDLALPARVRIMNVCGGHERSISMAGLRSALPDNVELISGPGCPVCICPEEDIRHAINIALNENVILVAFGDMLRVPINGPKKSVRSLEQAQAAGADIRPIASPLDAVVIADNHPDRTVVFFAAGFETTMAPVAAMIADGPPKNLLVLLSARLTWPAVALLLNSGSPGFDALVAPGHVATVMGPEQWDFVHTQHRIPTAVAGFSPDSLLAGFYAVLRQYLAGKPSLDNCYASVVQPGGNPRARWLLDEVMTVVDAPWRGIGIIPSSGFALRPEFIAHDARVQFAIDRTNRDEEADRMPPGCACTEVVLGRAYPNECVLYGRACTPRQPVGPCMVSDEGACRIWWASVANAAAHRVSNDRSRNDISAV